Genomic window (Daucus carota subsp. sativus chromosome 5, DH1 v3.0, whole genome shotgun sequence):
CGCAGCATTAATTTAGTTTAGATCGCTTCTGCTCCTACAATCTCTGACTCTATTTCTATAATACTGTTACCTCCACTTTACAAGTTTCCATGACCCGAACACCCCATCATTCGTGTTCTTCCTtcactaataaaataaaatacttggAATTATTCTAATACATAGTGTGCGAGGCACAGACAAACACTAATTTTGATGCTCGCAGTTGCGAGAAGACTGTTGTGGCTTGTGACTCATCCCGAAATATTTTGTACTCAGTGGACAAAACTCCCGTATTAAACGTTTCAGACTCCGGAACCCTTAAGATGAGAATTAGGAGGGGGGAATGAATAGAGACAGCAAGGGTTGAGAAGGAGTGTAAGGTGATGGGGTGGAGAAATCAAGAAGACAATGTTTCCTATGAATAGAACAAGGATGTCTAGAGGAGTAGGGTTGATAAGGGTACAAACTCAATACGCCAATGCCCACATGTTTAATCAATCATCAATTTCACATTATCCCACTAgcttcactcttctcaatttcccTTGAATTTTACTACTAATTTCCCCCATATCCTACCCTCTGTCTGTCTCACATGCTTACCTTAATTACCTTTACGCATGCACACACTAATTATATTTAACTCCCATCCCTCCTTCTGTCCATTTCTTCTGATCTCTTCAAAAGGTCTTGACCTTTTTGAATTCTTGCAGACCTCAATCTACTAATCTATACCATTTCATCCATAACTTTGATGTTTTCTTGCCTTAATTAAGGTATTATGAAGAAGCTACATTTCCTGCCACCTTTTTAAGTCTTGCATGTGAAATTTTCGAGAATATATCCAGTTTTCTGGGGCCATATTTGTACATatgatcatatttttaataatatatatgatcagAACCTTTATGTTTCTAGTAGGTCACGAAACTTTCCCTTGTTCATTTGAATGTTGCCACATGGGGTGTGTACTCTGCCACTCCTTTAAGCCAGTAATTGGTGTTTTAATCTTATCTTGATTGATCAACTGTGTTATTGCCTATCTTTCTAGCTATTGCAATTTGCATATCACCCAACAACTTGGTTTTCTGGAGGGACCTTGTAATGCATGTACGCGTCATTTAGTATTTGACGTGATTGTCAAGTGTCTGTAATATCATTCGAATTACCGAAAATCAGACTAAGACATGAGCTGACTTTTAAATACTCCCATATATGTACCTCCCCTATGTACAACATCCAAAGAGTCCTATATTATTTATGTAAAGAAGTGAAATTACTAATATTCAGATTCATGATTATCATTataaatttgtgagcaatagcTTTCACACTTACGTAGAGGAGAATATAGATAATTGCAGCAGTGATGCATAGGAGGCAACTTTAGGACAAAAGTTGAGAAAGATGAGTAAAGGCATTCAACATATTCCTCATGAAAAACACAAGTAAACACTTGGAGAAAAGCATCAAGTTGTGTACTTGAGTAATAGTTTGTAGTATTTAAGAAAAGACATCACCagttatcattattatttggtgatgttatatttacaatttaaaCTTTCGGTTTAGTCAAATGTTTCACCTATATTGTGAAAATCACTTATGCCTACCATTATGTTGTGCCATGGTAATTGAGAACTAACCTAGCTACTTCAAAGCCAAAATTCCTATGTTCCCTTCCTAAAGTGAATATTTTTACCAGATTCTTGGCTAACCTTTAAAATTGATGAGGATAACTTTTTCGAAATTCTGATTCCGCTTCGAGAGGTATTCTTTccaaaatacatgtcactttTACATGTTACACGAGTTTCACAATCGAAGTTTATGTGGTCtcaaaatatacatttttggGTTCttagaaatttaattttgttatacgGAATGATAGTATTTGATTCAAATCACCTAAAATAGGATAATAAAGCATGTTTGTGCAAATTTGAGCGTGGTGGAGAGTGTCTCACGTGCGAGAGGCCAtacatagaaaaataaaaatacaaatgttGTTAGTACATGCTTGGTTAGCACGCACCAGAAAGAGGCAATACAACTATTACTAGTCTTGTAGCTGAAACcttttgtatatatgtttttgtggCACACCTATTCCATCcccccactctctctctctctctacatgTATAATCTATACACACACCtctatatatatgtgaatataCTGGAGTGAGAAAGAGCAGATTCGtcccttcattttcttcaaagcCCATTTTTTCATATAAGCTTAAGACcaaatatttaagaaaataaatagtAGTAATAAAGTTATTGTTGTTATAGTAAGAGTAGAAGGATGGGAAGTGAGGGTGAGATGAAGCTATCAAAGTTTGGGAGAATTTGTGTGTTCTGTGGGAGTAGTCAAGGGAAAAAGAGTAGCTATCAGGATGCTGCTATTGAGCTTGGCCAAGAATTGGTATTTTTTGACAGCCCTTTTATCAAAATGCGTTCTTTTTTGTTTGTAATGTGTCATTTGTGATTGGTTTTTACAGTTATGtgtttttcttgaattttctttGGGAAAAATGAGTGTTTTGGCATGTGGGTTTTTTCATTGGAGGGCTTGTTGTTGGAGTTTTTCTGGTGATTTGAGAtgggttttttgtttttttgtttattttttaaggACATGATGTTTGGTTACAATGTGTTGTGTCTGTTTGCAAGTAAGTTGATTCATGGGATTTTGCACTTgtcatttttagtttttttgtgaaatttttaCTATGTCATGCAAATTTCCTGATTTTGAAGATGATTGAAGGTGTTATCAACCAGGGATCCCTGTTTTACTGTAAACAAGAAGCACCCACTTTTTTGTTTCACTGTCATTAGCCCTTTTCTATCCTTGTCTGCTACATGTTCAATCCCTTTGGCTTGCCTGCTCtcagtacacacacacacacacagagtaGTATGTGAAATATTTATTGTACTAGTGAAATCCACAAAAATGGATATGGGCTGATTTGATATGAGTGATAATGAAGGTGTCAAGGAACATTGATCTGGTGTATGGAGGGGGGAGCATTGGCCTGATGGGATTGATTTCTCAAGCTGTTCATGATGGTGGTAGGCATGTTATTGGGTAAGCTTACTTCTGTTACTGTAGTACAGTAATACTAGTACTACTACTCCAGTAGCATTTTCTATCTCAAATTCCACCATTTATAATCTCAATAAGAATGTTCAAATGTTCTGTTTGATAACAATTGTTTTTGCTATCCCCTAAAAACTCTGTTTTGTCATGTTTTTATCTGCAGGGTTATTCCCAAGACGCTCATGCCTCGAGAGGTATGTCTGTCCTGCTATGCTCAACAAAGTTTTTGGCCTTTTACTTATTTtataaaggaaaaaagaaaaatcactgCAACACTAGTATCTCCAGTTTCTTTGAGTTGAGCTTTTATTTGATGCTTGCTTGCTTCTAAAAATACCCATTTTTGCCTTCTATAGGACCCTTGTTTGGTCACTAAAATACATATAGTCTAGTGATCTTGTCCAATTTTCTTTTCTGCTCCTCATTTCTTGGAGGATAGGAAGGGAAAAAATATATGtcaataaagtgtttgaaaattaattggttttgaaaaagatcttggtgactgcttaggCTTATCTAATATCTATCCATAGTAGTGTTGTACTAGCTGTTGTAATTCTAAATATTTTGAGCTCTCAAAGGTGGTCTGTAAATTTCATTTTCAAAACAGTCCTTTATTACCTGTTCATCATGATTACAGTTCCCCTGTTGTGTTTTCTTGGCTTTTCCTTAGGTATATCTACTGTTTATACATATGAGTATTAGTAGCATTTCTGGGACATGAGCTGCTTGTCTATTACAGTATGTCTAGTTTTCTTGATTTTAGTTCTTGGACCAATCCACCTGCAACTCTCATCATTGCTTCCCCTGCACAACTTGCACAACCACCCATACAAATATACTCTCTCTCTTGGTTTCTCttcttatttgtttaatattctTGTGTTTTGGGTTTTGGTACTATTTGCAGTTAACTGGTGAAACAGTGGGGGAAGTGAAGGCAGTAGCAGATATGCACCAAAGGAAAGCTGAGATGGCTAGGCACTCAGATGCTTTTATTGCATTGCCAGGTTAGTACAAGGCCTGCAATTTTCCCACTGTTTTTTAACAATATATTAGGAAGATGAACACatataatggtggagtttttatatTTTCCATTTGCACCACTGCTAATAATGCAAGTAAATATTCATAGAATGGAATTGTGTGTATATACTAGCCAAAGCTCCACTCTGGGCTCTTATAACTTGATACTGCCAAAAATAGTCTAGCATTCTTCTATGGTGAAAGCAACTGCTGAAGCTCCCATTATGAGTTTCTTAAATATCTCACACAGAGCCCAAGACCCATCAATAGAAAGCAATCCTCCCAGCCTTAAATGTTGACTGATGACATACTGCACTGAATCCACAGAGTTTCTCATCCTGACTTGCTCTGTCTCCATGATTAACATTAGTCAATACTCATACTTTTGGGCATAGTACCTATCTATTTTTATCCTTTTATAGAAAaatttagtactccctccatctcaaattagatgaccccgttgactttgggcacacagtttaaggttcattgaccgcatagttacatgtcttatttttaaaattttatttttgcaaataaatatttaaatatgaaatttttatttacaaaagaaaaaataaaaaaataaatttcggaagtagacggtcaatgcatctAAAGTTACGTGCTCAGAGTCAACGGGATCATCTAATTTAGGATGGAGGTAGTATTTCATAATATGTTCAAATTGTCATTTCCAACTATCACCATTCGACCTTTGGAAGAAACAGTGCTCATGATCACTCATTTCGAGGCCTTCTAATAAGCATCAGCTcacactcatatatatatacactgtcTGACTGTCATCAATATCCCTGGAGACACAAgacatgaaaaaaataaaattaactgTAATTGTAAGTGGATCATGCAAAGCACATTTGTGAAGATTATGTCTCTGATACAAGCAGAAGCTTTGGGTGTATAGACAATAAATACAgcttttaaatgaaaatattaccACTGTTAGAACTTATTACCAAACCTTCAAAAACAATGatattcaacatggtaaaattaatatttgtcaaAATTATCATGCAGCTATGAATAAGGGATTAAATGCAATTATGAATTACCATGCACCTCCGTTAGAGTTTATTTTAGATTACTACTACTATTTCTTTTATTCTATGCAACTGACATAGTTAATGTCCTTGGGAGCATTTCTGACCTTAGTGTTTAAGTGACCAAACAAGTAACTCTCCACTGTGATAAGTAAACTGGTAAAGATGACCACTCATGTTGTTGTACGGTCATAAAATTAACAATCTAatcttattttgatttttattttaggtCTAGCCTGTATCTCTCGTCAGCCTTTTGGCATTTTTAATGTTGTGATTGGTGTTTTGACAGGAATGTGTCAATGGCAGATTGATGTTaatctattagattatattacaTTTCCCTATCAATGTATGTTAAAGTAGATGATTGTTGTGCATTCAGGTGGTTATGGCACTCTTGAGGAACTCCTTGAAGTAATAACTTGGGCTCAACTTGGTATCCATGAGAAACCGGTAACTTCACTGCATATATAATACAATGTGGAGGTTGTCGACCAGTCTGATGTACTCTTAAACTTAATTTACTAAAAGGGTAAAATAATTGTACATTTTGGCAGGTGGGACTGCTCAACGTGGACGGATACTACAACTCGTTACTGTCATTTATTGACAAAGCGGTTGAGGAAGGCTTCATTAGCCCAAGTGCGCGCCATATTATCGTATCTGCGCCAACAGCAAAAGTGCTGGTTAAGAAATTAGAGGTAATTTTTTTGCCAGAAGTTAAAAAGGAAGACTCTTGTTTCAACACATGTTCTGACTTTCTTTTTAAACGCATATTGTCTAGACTTTAGATGAAAGAGAAATACAGTGTAGTGTTTATTATGTCATCAGAAAAACAGATGAATTTACTATATCTAGTAGAAGCTTGAGCCTtgttttttatgtttgtttttgtaGGAGTATGTTCCCCGCCATGAGATAGCTGCTTCTAAGTTGAACTGGGAGACAGAGCAGCTTGCTTACCCTCCAGCATATGATATCTCCTGATGAATTTGGGTAGAACAGTATGGTAGATGAATGATATTTGGCAACGAAGAAGCTAACTGAAGATTACTATTAGTTTTTACTGTTTGGAGATGGGGATTcgttctttttgtaaattactGCTAAATGACCTCAGTTTAAACTTGTTTAGTACTCTATCTCCACTTGAAAGTTGTTTACTTTGAAATCATTGTAAGTATTTAGTACTTAATTGATGCATATGAAATTTCCTCCAATGTGGTTGACATGTTTTAGTGATTTTCTTCCAAATACAAAATAGCATTCTCGAATACCTTTGCTACAAGAAAGAAAGAAGCATTGTAAAATACAGACCAACTTAGGATAACAAGGAGTGGATATATGGATCATGCATGCTAGCAAAGCTGAAGAGAAGCCATCTTAGGGGCAAATGTATAGTCTGCAACAATGATCAACTAGGTACATATTAATGTAATGGAATGGAGAATGGAGGGCCATGAAATGAATGAAGCTGAAGTCAGGGGTCCATCTCTTGGGGGGATTCATATGGATGTAGCTATAATGCCAAATGCTCTATATGCCAATTGTCATTCTATGTTCCCCATGATTGTTATTCCTGGTTTATACACTGAGAATGTTGGCGAAAAGTATGTATTGAGGATGCTTATGGCCTTTGTATGCCCATTTCTTGCCATTTTTCGGGTTTTCGGATAGAGTTCCGttctctcttcttcttcttggagGAATGAGATAATGGGAGGTGGAGCAGGATGACTAGGGAAGGGGAGAGGAAGAAAGGAGTGAAAGGAGCATGTGGGTGAGCATGGAGATATTGGTTTGGTTGGGTTGGGACAATGAAAGGGTGGCTTGGAACTATCAACTATGGTCCCTGTTTTGATATTGTTTGTTGTACTACATACAACCTGTTCCTGTTTCTGAATTGACCCCATCCCAACTCAAGGAATCTTCGGAGGTTAACATTTCGAAATTGATGCAgtttatggggccgtttgggttagcttaaaagaaatgacttctggcttaaattaaagaagtggagtagaagtgaaaagtaaatgagttaataaagtatttggaaaaaaagtagaagctgtgagagagaagccagtaatctcagctttttaaaagtgcttctacttctttacacaaacagatCAAATAAAGTAGAAGCTAGAAGCAACTTCTGCTTCTCTCCACCAAACAGGCACTATATGTTTTCCCTTTTGGAATTCAAACATGAAAATAACTCCCATTATCACCTACTTGATGTCTGAAATGATGCTTAATCCTTTGACCAAGCATGCGCACTAATCATATAGGTTACGTTGGGGAGTATTATTTATGGTTGATTTGGTATAAATTACTAACTAGCACTCTAACCCGTGCGAGGCACAAACATGTTCTCATATGCGTGACTGGATGTTACTATTCTTGTGCTGTCAGACAATGTCAATAATAGagaattaaaaatttgaatccTTGTTGTTGCAGTGCAGACTGCGGTATAAACATATCTTTTACTTTGTAAGCGTGCCGATAATGTGAGTTGGAAATAGTTGTCTTTAGAACAATGTAAGCAAAGTATTACAATATATTCTTATACCAGTGGTATATAACCATGATATTCAACTGGTTGTAATGTATCATCCTGATACTCCTCTGATATGAGAGTATCTTGTGGATAGTTAAGGCCCTTTCTGATTGAATATTCctatttcaattaataattgttGAAAATTGGCAAGTCGGTAGAGAATTCACCcaagaatttaattaagtttttaaatatattggtCCACTCTCGTGGGAATTACACTGATACTCCTCCACCCATTGAGTATCATCCTGATACTCAACTAGTTATGACATGTCATCATGTTAATCTTCTTATAGTCAAAAATTTTGTGGGTATTTTGAGAGCCCTCCAAACtgaatttatgtattttgattaaatattgttGAGACATGATGAACATGCCGGGTATTTAGGGCCCCACCtaactaaatattcatattttgatcatATATTGTTGAAAACTGAGTATTTTGGCCGGGCATTAAcccaaaaatttaattaagcTCGCACTGATACTACTCCACCATTAGAGTAGCATCTTGATACTCAATTAGTTAGACGTATCGCCTTGCTAATCCTCTtacaatcaaatatattataaatatttaggaCTCTCCctactaaatattcatattttggttaAATGTTGTTGAGGTACGGGCATGTTGTCATACGTGCGAGGATGTTGCTATTTTTGTCGGAGTTGTCGCTGTCCAACAATGCATTTGACAAGAGTTTATTGTTACATAAGGTTTGGGTTCCTGTTGTAGGATGGTGCACTAACCATTAATATGAATTAGATTTAGTAGTTCTTAATACAATGCGAGCAAAGTATTACACTGATATTCCCCTATAAGTCGAGTAGCACATATTTAACTGGCTGTTGTGTATTATCACGATACTGCTCCGACAATGAAGTATCTTGTAGATATTTAGAGACCTTCTAACCAAATATTCATATTTAGGTCAAATGTTGTTGAAAATTGGGTATTTTGACCCGACATTCACCAAgactttaattaatttttgttaaacattattaaaaattggatattttgaatttttatcgAGTATTTTTAAGCAAACGTATAAATACACACCcacatataaatatatcgacggtaaattaattattctgttgtaaATGCTTTGATAATGtataatatttacaaatttgaTCATGGATTAATTAATATGTTATCACACATATTAATTACAAACTATTAATTAGATGTATTAATGATGCAGGATAACACAATAATGTAATGATATGTATTAATTAcaagatattaattataaatattgatgAAGCAGAAGGTTAAAAGAGTAATTTTCTATTAATGAACCAGAAGGTTAAAAGAGTAATTTTCTATGGTCAATAAAATGTTGTTGTTGtgctattatatttataaatagatagatagatagatagatttaatttattaatacctgtcaatttaatttctaaaaatcattatgtattatgtatttttataaaattaatatgataagatttataattaaatattattatattttaaacatttattaatatattcttaaaaatttatcaattgCCTTTGAgcaattattaataatttactaaTGTACTTCTCCCACCCGTTAAAGTCttctattaattttatatttttagactatatatttttatatttaaattcactTTTTTGTTAAACTCTtgttgtgtaattgtatatttgaatcAATGACATACTTGTGATACATAAATCTGTGTAATAAGGGAGTACATGTGTGAAATTCGGGAtacaaatatatcatattcatatccaaaattttattattcagaTGTGATAAGTTAAAGAAATGAATATTTGACCTTCAGGGGATTGTTTAATTCCTCATTTCTCCTATCctatatacaaaatatatttaacttgCTCTCAAAAAGATATGGAATGCACACAAGCCTAGTGGTCGGTCCTTAACGTGTAATACACAGTGCCACGCGAACAGAGAAATGCATATAATATTGTAGTATACGAACCGTTCTCTGCAAAAATTTTGACACAATATTCAACTTTACACTACTCTAATATTATAACGGTTTGtatagtgtgtgcccatgagcacatactaacggaaatttttgtatttggaagattttgattggtgtggttggtgtatttgcagggggtccaccattatcaagagagaggaaccaatcaaaatgatctaaacacaaaattttccgcgcttagcatgtgcccatgggcaaaccatagaaaaaccgatattcTAATTATAATACTATTAATAGTAGCTTGTAAATTAATGTATTAAATCCAACAGAAACTACACTGATATCTCAACTTCCGTACACCCTTGCTTCCAAGCTTTGTTCAAAATCCTGCATTAGAGCAAAGCTTCCCTGCACTTTTTTCCTACGTTTCACCTAATGTGCTCCGTTTTCAAGTCTTCAGAATTTTTAGTCTTCACTAACACTTGCTATATAAACCAATCCATCCAACTCCATTTCTCATACAAACTCAAAACAAGATCTTCTTCCTCTGttgaaccaaaaaaaaaaatgacactTTGCTTTAGATGGTCTCAAGCATTACTCTTTCTCTTCATCACCTGCACTGCAACTTTTATCATGGCTGATGCTGCGTTGAAGACGTATCAGTTTGATGTAAGTGCGTTGTTAACAGGCTGTAAATCTGTAATACTAGAAGTTTGATATTTGATCTTTACTCGTTAGTTAAAGCTAATTCATACTTTGTTCAATTTGATCAACAGGTCCAAGTGAAGAATGTGAGCAGATTGTGCCATGCAAAACCAATTGTTACAGTCAATGGGATGTTGCCGGGGCCTACTGTGTACGCTCGAGAAGGAGATCAGATTCTTATAAACGTCACCAATCATGCACAATATAACTTGTCCATCCACTGGTACATAAATCTTGTTTATACAAGTTTAGTTTGGTTCCCTTATCTCATATATTTTGTGCCGCAACTGATACTGTGAGCATGCATGCAGGCATGGTCTGAAACAATTCCGCAATGGATGGGCTGATGGACCTGCATATATAACACAATGTCCGATTCAAACGGGGAACACTTACACTTACAATATGACTGTTAAGGGTCAGAGGGGAACGCTATGGTGGCATGCACATATTTTGTGGCTAAGAGCCACTGTTTATGGTGCCATTGTGATTATGCCTAAGGAAGGAACTCCTTTTCCATTCCCTCAACCTTACCGCGAAGCCAATTTAGTCTTGGGTTAGTTTTGCATATAACTAATGATAGATTCGTCGTCTTTTACAGATTTTAAGAAGTTAATCATAAGTACTTATGCTGGTGATCATGAATGCAGGGGAATGGTGGAATGGAGATGTGGAAACAATTGTTAAGCAAGGGAATAAGTTGGGCTTACCACCACAAATGTCTGATGCTCATACCATCAATGGAAAGCCCGGGCCGCTCTTCCCATGTTCTGAGAAACGTAATTTCTGATTCAGCATTCATGAATTTCACTCATTCATCTACTAAAGATCTCTTTTTAATAATGACATATGTTAATTTGTAGATACTTTTGCAATGGAAGTTGAGTCCGGAAGAACATACCTGCTACGAATCATTAACGCTGCACTCAACGATGAACTCTTTTTTGCTATTGCGGGTCACACCTTGACAGTAGTAGAGATTGATGCTGTTTACACAAAGCCCTTCACGACGAGTGCCATTTTAATTGCACCAGGACAGACCACAAACGTATTAGTAAAAGCTGACCAATCTCCTGGCCGTTACTTCATGGCAGCAAGGCCTTTCATGGATGCACCAGTGCCTGTAGACAACAAAACGGCCACAGCAATCTTACAATACAAAGGAGTTTCAAACACTTTACTTCCTACCTTACCTACACTTCCAGCTCCCAACAACACTAACTTCGCACTCAATTACACCAGCAAACTCAAAAGCCTAAACACTCCTCAATTTCCAGCTAATGTCCCTCTTCAAGTTGATCGACGCCTGTTTTACACCGTTGGTCTGGGGCAAAACGCATGCCCCAGCTGCCAGAACGGAACACAATTAACAGCATCACTGAATAACATAACCTTTGTGATGCCAAAGACAGGGCTCTTGCAGGCTCATTATTTCAACATGCCTGGAGTATTTAGGACCGATTTTCCTGACCGTCCATTAGCCCCTTTCAACTATACAGGTGCACCACTGACAGCTAATCTGGGGACTACTTTAGGCACCAGGTTAAGTAAGCTGAAGTTCAATTCTACAGTGGAATTGGTGCTGCAAGACACTAACCTCTTGACAGTTGAGTCTCATCCATTCCATCTTCATGGCTTCAATTTCTTTGTCGTGGGAAGCGGTGTAGGAAACTTTAACTCCAAGAAAGACCCTGCCAAGTTTAACTTGGTGGATCCACCTGAAAGAAATACTGTTGGAGTTCCTACTGGAGGTTGGACTGCTATCAGATTCAGAGCCGATAATCCAGGTAATAACTAGCACAAATGCGCAGATTTAGTCTAGATTTTGAGATGAATTGCTAACTAACATTTTGGATTTGCTATGTTCTGTTTTAGGTGTTTGGTTCATGCATTGTCACTTGGAACTCCACACAATGTGGGGATTAAAGATGGCTTTTGTGGTTGAAAATGGAAAGTCCGCAGAAGAATCTGTCCTGCCACCACCTAAGGACCTTCCTCCCTGCTAGATTTTCAAGAATCGAAGAGACCTTAATTTGTTCTTTCAACCATGCATTGCATGTAAATTTCGCAAGCCATTCCAGCAAAGCTAAATTTCTTGTTTGGTCTGCAATGTTGCAATACATTCTTTTGTGAAGAGGTCTAAATGGGACCTTCACGTGTAACATAAAAGATGATCAATGAAGTCATCAAGTTCCATGATAATTTTCTCATGataattttcttaataataataCGAGATCTCCATCTCGCATACAGACATATGCGCctccaaattaaaatttataatatatgctacatcatttgtaaatatttgggAAATTTATATTAGCCTCTCGTGTTGCATAATTATATTTCAAtctgaataataaaatagtacCTGACAAAAAAATAGCACAATGACATTAAATCCGGTGATGACCATGTACCACTTGGATGGAGTGAGGGAAGCCACATATACAAGAGGAAGTTGAACGGCCCAACAAGTTTGTGTGTTGAAAGTTTCAGCCCATCTATTATCGTGGGGCGTTATCCGCTCTTTAAACTGCAATTGAGACTAACGCAAGCTGTTTCTCCGGATCTTTGCAAAAGAAATTCTAACAGTAAATAGTACTTGGTCAATAGTAGATGAGAGcggtaatattttgaaaatgtcTTATGTATGACAATATA
Coding sequences:
- the LOC108220605 gene encoding cytokinin riboside 5'-monophosphate phosphoribohydrolase LOG1, which produces MGSEGEMKLSKFGRICVFCGSSQGKKSSYQDAAIELGQELVSRNIDLVYGGGSIGLMGLISQAVHDGGRHVIGVIPKTLMPRELTGETVGEVKAVADMHQRKAEMARHSDAFIALPGGYGTLEELLEVITWAQLGIHEKPVGLLNVDGYYNSLLSFIDKAVEEGFISPSARHIIVSAPTAKVLVKKLEEYVPRHEIAASKLNWETEQLAYPPAYDIS
- the LOC108220885 gene encoding laccase-11 → MTLCFRWSQALLFLFITCTATFIMADAALKTYQFDVQVKNVSRLCHAKPIVTVNGMLPGPTVYAREGDQILINVTNHAQYNLSIHWHGLKQFRNGWADGPAYITQCPIQTGNTYTYNMTVKGQRGTLWWHAHILWLRATVYGAIVIMPKEGTPFPFPQPYREANLVLGEWWNGDVETIVKQGNKLGLPPQMSDAHTINGKPGPLFPCSEKHTFAMEVESGRTYLLRIINAALNDELFFAIAGHTLTVVEIDAVYTKPFTTSAILIAPGQTTNVLVKADQSPGRYFMAARPFMDAPVPVDNKTATAILQYKGVSNTLLPTLPTLPAPNNTNFALNYTSKLKSLNTPQFPANVPLQVDRRLFYTVGLGQNACPSCQNGTQLTASLNNITFVMPKTGLLQAHYFNMPGVFRTDFPDRPLAPFNYTGAPLTANLGTTLGTRLSKLKFNSTVELVLQDTNLLTVESHPFHLHGFNFFVVGSGVGNFNSKKDPAKFNLVDPPERNTVGVPTGGWTAIRFRADNPGVWFMHCHLELHTMWGLKMAFVVENGKSAEESVLPPPKDLPPC